A stretch of Christensenellaceae bacterium DNA encodes these proteins:
- a CDS encoding glycyl-radical enzyme activating protein, with protein MKGYISTIRRYSRYDGPGIRTTVFLKGCPLRCRWCSSPQTWTLKPNPVFLAAKCIGCGKCLEACEYGAIDMSGQRHRIIYDKCTACGKCAQACPPQAIRMDGKEMTAEEVVEVVRRDSSYYRSTGGGVTVSGGEILTQPDFTAEILRIAGEAGIHTCIETSGYGDWEKLEAILKQTKIAYIDLKHMDSERHKELTGLPNDRIIENIKRAAASGLCRVVLDLPAIPGLNDTRENMKAMAEFMHSIGLKDLKYLNFHKLGQHEYEELGMEYPVKDLESNTPEKDEENKEYFRELGINIVTE; from the coding sequence ATGAAAGGCTATATTTCGACGATCAGGCGATATTCGCGATATGACGGGCCGGGCATTCGGACGACGGTATTTTTAAAGGGCTGCCCTTTGCGCTGCAGATGGTGCAGCAGCCCGCAAACCTGGACTTTGAAGCCGAATCCGGTATTTCTGGCGGCCAAATGCATTGGTTGCGGCAAGTGCCTTGAGGCATGCGAATACGGCGCGATCGACATGAGCGGCCAAAGGCACCGCATTATATACGACAAATGCACCGCCTGCGGAAAATGCGCTCAGGCCTGCCCGCCGCAGGCAATCAGGATGGACGGCAAAGAAATGACGGCGGAAGAGGTCGTAGAGGTAGTCAGGCGGGATTCTTCCTATTATCGTTCGACGGGCGGCGGCGTCACGGTTTCGGGCGGCGAGATTCTTACACAGCCGGATTTTACGGCCGAGATATTGCGGATCGCGGGAGAAGCGGGAATCCATACCTGTATTGAAACAAGCGGATACGGCGACTGGGAGAAGCTGGAAGCCATTTTAAAGCAGACTAAGATCGCTTATATCGACTTAAAGCATATGGACAGCGAGCGGCATAAGGAACTGACAGGGCTGCCAAACGACAGGATTATCGAGAATATCAAACGGGCGGCGGCTTCGGGGCTGTGCCGCGTGGTGCTCGACCTGCCGGCGATCCCGGGGCTTAACGATACCAGGGAAAATATGAAAGCGATGGCCGAATTTATGCACAGCATAGGGCTCAAGGATTTGAAATACTTAAACTTCCATAAGCTGGGCCAGCATGAATATGAGGAACTCGGCATGGAATATCCGGTCAAGGACCTGGAATCAAATACGCCTGAGAAAGATGAGGAGAACAAGGAATATTTCAGAGAACTGGGCATCAATATCGTCACGGAATGA
- a CDS encoding catabolite control protein A: MRVTIKDIAKAANVSYSTVSRALAGQPQIPEETRNKILALANEMGYTPNILAKGLVTKSTHTLGIIVPDITNPFFPEAIQGIEEQANSYGYRVYLCNSNWNIEKEKECLHKLYGSSVDGIIIFPSSDDVSHIIDSQIKIPIVFANYKPEKENCSYVAFNDFEGASSAVEYLIKLGHRNIVFMGGLKTNRSNMERIGGYKAVMKKHGIPVRPDYILHGEYKQSSGYELTKKLLLSSELPTAIIAGDDIMALGVIQAIEEFGLHVPKDISVIGFDDISYASLDKIQLTTVCMPRQDMGQASVELLMEQIQNPQNHEARNKILETELIVRKTCKGI, translated from the coding sequence ATGCGCGTAACGATCAAAGACATTGCGAAAGCGGCGAATGTGTCGTATTCTACCGTATCGCGCGCGCTTGCGGGACAGCCGCAGATTCCGGAAGAGACAAGAAATAAAATCCTGGCGCTGGCAAACGAAATGGGCTACACGCCCAATATCCTGGCCAAAGGCCTGGTGACGAAAAGCACCCATACGCTGGGTATTATCGTTCCGGACATCACAAACCCCTTTTTTCCGGAAGCGATCCAGGGAATCGAGGAGCAGGCAAACAGCTACGGCTACCGCGTATACCTGTGCAATTCGAACTGGAATATCGAAAAGGAAAAGGAATGCCTGCATAAGCTTTATGGCAGCAGCGTGGATGGGATTATCATTTTTCCATCGTCCGACGACGTATCGCACATCATTGATTCGCAGATTAAAATACCGATCGTGTTCGCCAACTATAAACCGGAAAAAGAGAACTGCAGTTATGTAGCCTTTAATGATTTCGAGGGCGCAAGCAGCGCGGTGGAATATCTCATTAAGCTCGGGCACAGGAACATCGTTTTCATGGGCGGTCTTAAAACCAACAGGTCCAACATGGAGCGTATAGGCGGCTATAAGGCGGTTATGAAAAAGCACGGGATACCGGTGAGGCCGGACTATATCCTGCACGGCGAATATAAGCAGTCGAGCGGCTACGAGCTGACCAAAAAACTGCTTCTGAGCAGCGAGCTGCCTACAGCGATCATCGCCGGCGACGATATTATGGCGCTGGGCGTGATCCAGGCGATCGAGGAATTCGGCCTGCACGTCCCTAAGGATATATCGGTTATAGGATTCGACGACATTTCTTATGCGTCCCTTGATAAAATCCAGTTAACGACCGTATGCATGCCGAGGCAGGATATGGGGCAGGCAAGCGTCGAGCTGTTGATGGAGCAGATACAGAATCCACAGAATCACGAAGCCAGAAATAAGATTCTGGAAACGGAGCTTATTGTCAGAAAGACCTGCAAAGGGATTTAA
- the pflD gene encoding dehydrogenase, translated as MLFTQKPYKVRKREEETPRINALKKRFLEDKFYVDVQRARLVTQSYKESEGQPMVIRRALAFKAVMEGLDCAIRPGELIVGSQSGVTNRSCSVFPESRVNFIREEIDDFETRATDRFIVTPEVKKELLEDIIPYWEDKCLYSNMLKALPDETRRHQLAENQVINGWCAFGNGPGHYVPDHENLLKMGLKGKREQAEKVLASLDMCDKDGVQKMNDLKAMIISIDAAIAFAHRYAAKAREMAAEETDEKRKAELLRIADTCEWVPENPARNFYEATQFVWFTELITQLEANGVSIAPGNFDRYMLPYYEKDLAEGTETQESIAEYLGCFYIKLAEMVILYDTQQATFIANFSMGEHMSLGGTDKYGRDITNELSYVCLQAQMDVGLFQPNMSVRWHNKCDDNLIKEAMRVVSVRNAIPQIINDEMFVKSLLARGIPIDEARGYACAGCSEVQIPGKTASLLMIWVSDLKVLEMALNNGRDQLTGKQYGPKTGEVEDFKSIDDVIKAYETQMRYFYKQASILMNTEVNVHKNVMPLPWMSVTNGTCIEKATEIWHGGAEYYWTSMIGVVGMANVGNSLAAIQKICFEDQKYTLKEVMDACRVNFDGHEDMRQILLNVDKYGNDVDWVDEITADMMNLSYELSQKYIDDNGVEHEFKDPRGGKLPRSMWPSYLTVSANTAYGKYCGASPDGRLATTPCNDSVCPTQGSDTQGLTAMLNSVSKLDQTQATGGIIFNVKFSPDALSTEDALDDSVEIIKSYFRNNGAQIQFQVTSHKTLRAAQERPEEYRDLMVRITGYAALFTEIVKDVQDELISRTQFEEVR; from the coding sequence ATGTTATTTACTCAGAAACCTTACAAGGTACGCAAAAGAGAAGAAGAGACACCGAGGATCAACGCTCTCAAGAAAAGATTTTTAGAGGACAAGTTTTATGTGGATGTGCAGAGGGCGCGCCTGGTGACACAATCCTACAAAGAGTCGGAGGGCCAGCCGATGGTAATCCGCCGCGCGCTTGCTTTCAAAGCGGTTATGGAGGGCCTTGACTGCGCGATCCGCCCGGGCGAGCTGATCGTCGGCTCACAGAGCGGCGTTACCAACAGGAGCTGCAGTGTTTTTCCGGAATCCCGCGTGAACTTTATCAGGGAAGAGATCGACGATTTCGAAACGCGCGCGACGGACAGGTTTATCGTGACCCCCGAAGTGAAAAAAGAATTGCTGGAGGACATCATTCCCTACTGGGAAGATAAGTGCCTGTATTCCAACATGCTCAAAGCTCTGCCGGACGAAACGCGCCGCCATCAGCTTGCGGAGAACCAGGTAATCAACGGCTGGTGCGCATTCGGCAACGGCCCCGGACACTATGTGCCGGATCATGAGAACCTGCTGAAAATGGGCCTTAAGGGCAAACGCGAGCAGGCGGAAAAGGTCCTGGCGTCGCTTGACATGTGCGACAAAGACGGCGTACAGAAAATGAACGACTTAAAGGCTATGATCATCAGTATCGACGCTGCTATCGCGTTTGCGCACAGGTATGCGGCAAAAGCGCGCGAAATGGCGGCTGAGGAGACGGATGAAAAGCGTAAGGCGGAGCTTTTAAGGATTGCCGATACGTGCGAATGGGTACCGGAAAATCCGGCGCGCAATTTCTATGAGGCGACTCAGTTCGTATGGTTTACGGAATTGATTACACAGCTCGAGGCAAACGGCGTTTCCATCGCGCCCGGTAACTTTGACCGCTATATGCTTCCTTACTATGAAAAGGACCTGGCGGAGGGAACCGAAACGCAGGAATCCATCGCCGAATACCTTGGATGCTTCTATATCAAGCTGGCGGAAATGGTTATCCTCTACGATACGCAGCAGGCTACGTTTATCGCGAACTTCTCCATGGGCGAGCACATGAGCCTGGGCGGTACGGACAAATACGGACGGGACATCACCAACGAACTTTCGTATGTCTGCCTGCAGGCGCAGATGGACGTAGGTCTGTTCCAGCCGAATATGTCGGTGCGTTGGCATAACAAGTGCGATGATAACCTGATCAAGGAAGCGATGCGCGTCGTAAGCGTGCGCAACGCGATTCCGCAGATTATCAACGACGAAATGTTCGTGAAATCGCTTCTTGCCCGCGGGATACCGATCGACGAGGCGCGCGGCTATGCCTGCGCCGGCTGTTCCGAGGTACAGATACCGGGCAAGACGGCCAGCCTGCTGATGATTTGGGTAAGCGACCTCAAGGTTCTTGAGATGGCGCTCAACAACGGCCGTGACCAGCTTACAGGCAAGCAGTATGGTCCCAAGACGGGCGAGGTGGAAGACTTTAAGTCCATCGACGACGTCATCAAGGCATACGAGACGCAGATGCGGTATTTCTACAAACAGGCTTCCATCCTCATGAACACGGAAGTAAACGTACACAAAAACGTGATGCCTCTGCCGTGGATGTCCGTTACCAACGGAACGTGCATTGAAAAGGCTACGGAAATCTGGCATGGCGGCGCGGAATACTACTGGACGTCGATGATCGGCGTCGTCGGCATGGCCAACGTAGGAAACTCCCTGGCGGCGATCCAAAAGATCTGCTTCGAGGACCAGAAATATACGCTCAAAGAAGTCATGGACGCTTGCCGCGTAAACTTTGATGGACATGAGGATATGCGCCAGATCCTGCTTAACGTTGACAAATACGGCAACGATGTGGACTGGGTCGACGAGATCACGGCGGATATGATGAACCTTTCGTATGAGCTGAGCCAGAAATATATTGACGACAACGGCGTAGAGCATGAGTTCAAGGACCCGCGCGGCGGAAAGCTTCCGCGTTCTATGTGGCCTTCCTACCTGACGGTTTCGGCCAACACGGCTTACGGAAAATACTGCGGCGCAAGTCCGGACGGACGTCTGGCGACGACACCGTGCAACGACAGCGTATGCCCGACGCAGGGTTCGGATACGCAGGGCCTGACGGCAATGCTCAACTCTGTCTCCAAGCTGGACCAGACACAGGCGACGGGCGGCATTATCTTCAACGTGAAATTCTCGCCCGACGCGCTTTCCACGGAAGATGCGCTTGACGATTCCGTTGAGATCATCAAGTCCTATTTCCGCAACAACGGCGCGCAGATCCAGTTCCAGGTAACCTCGCACAAGACGCTGCGCGCGGCCCAGGAACGTCCCGAGGAAT